Genomic DNA from Bacteroidota bacterium:
TTCGACCAATATTTTACTAAAAACGGCTAAAATTTACTCTAACCGGCAAATATTACCACTCTCCAATTCACAAACTTGTTTTTGATGATTTTTATGTTGTTGTTTGTGTTAATCAAAACGTACTTCATACTATGGCAGGTGTAAACAAAGTCATTTTAATTGGAAACTTGGGTAAGGACCCTGAATTAAAATATCTGGAAGGGAATATCGCCCGTGTAAATTTTAGTCTTGCAACTTCCGAATCATTTAAAGACAAAAACGGTAATCGCATTGATCAAACCGAGTGGCATAACATTGTCATGTGGCGCACGCTTGCAGAAACAGCCGAAAAACTTTTAAAAAAAGGTATGCAGGTTTATATTGAAGGCAGATTGCAAACCCGACAATGGAATGATAAAGACGGAAACAAACGCAGTACCACTGAAATTGTTGCCGACCAATTTGTAATTTTACAACGCCGCGATCAAAATCAACAAAATTCCGGAGATTCTAACGAAGGCACAAACAGCAGTGATTTACCATTTTAATTTGAAAACATTCTTAAAATATTTTTTAGCACTCCTTACTCCTTGTTTATTGCTAACCGCATGCGAAGATGAAGATGATAAAATTTATTCGCCTAAACCGCGTGGTTATTTTAAAATTGATTTTCCGGAAAAGAAATACATTTCTTTC
This window encodes:
- a CDS encoding single-stranded DNA-binding protein, producing MAGVNKVILIGNLGKDPELKYLEGNIARVNFSLATSESFKDKNGNRIDQTEWHNIVMWRTLAETAEKLLKKGMQVYIEGRLQTRQWNDKDGNKRSTTEIVADQFVILQRRDQNQQNSGDSNEGTNSSDLPF